A genomic region of Streptosporangium lutulentum contains the following coding sequences:
- a CDS encoding extracellular catalytic domain type 1 short-chain-length polyhydroxyalkanoate depolymerase: MRVKAHTPGAVIAAVMLVITGLLTALVTVLVTAPPASSASLTEVTGFGTNPTNLRMHLYVPDRVAARPAIVVAVHYCTGSGPAFHSGTEFASLADRYGFIVIYPSATRSGSCFDVSSPQALRHDGGSDPVGIVSMVRYVQQRHNADPGQVYVTGASSGAMMTNVLLGAYPDVFKAGAAFMGVPFACFATTDGSSWNSACANGTLVRTPQQWGDLVRGAYPGYSGARPRMQLWHGTEDATLRYPNFQEEIKQWTNVHGLSQTPAFTDRPQSNWTRTRYGGTGVNVAVEAISVQGVGHSLPTGGMALAALQFFGLTDGPSTPPTPTPTPTVPPPSSGPCRVTYTMNSWNNGFTTAVTVTNTGTAAITNWSLAFTLPGGQAVTSAWNATVSSSGGQVTARNLAYNATIAAGASAGFGFQATHTGNTGKPASFTLNGAACTTG; encoded by the coding sequence ATGAGGGTGAAAGCTCATACGCCAGGCGCGGTGATCGCCGCCGTGATGCTCGTCATCACGGGTCTGCTCACGGCTCTGGTCACGGTTCTGGTCACGGCGCCCCCGGCCTCGTCGGCGTCCCTGACCGAGGTGACCGGCTTCGGCACCAACCCCACCAACCTGCGGATGCACCTGTACGTGCCGGACCGCGTCGCGGCCAGGCCGGCGATCGTGGTGGCCGTGCACTACTGCACCGGCTCCGGCCCGGCCTTCCACTCGGGTACGGAGTTCGCCTCCCTGGCCGACCGCTACGGCTTCATCGTCATCTACCCGTCGGCGACCCGGAGCGGCTCCTGCTTCGACGTCTCCTCACCCCAGGCGCTGAGGCATGACGGCGGCAGCGACCCGGTGGGGATCGTGTCCATGGTCAGATACGTCCAGCAGCGCCACAACGCCGACCCCGGCCAGGTCTACGTCACCGGCGCGTCCTCCGGGGCCATGATGACCAACGTCCTGCTGGGCGCCTACCCCGACGTGTTCAAGGCCGGGGCCGCGTTCATGGGGGTGCCGTTCGCCTGCTTCGCCACCACCGACGGCTCCAGCTGGAACAGCGCCTGCGCCAACGGCACCCTCGTCAGGACCCCGCAGCAGTGGGGTGACCTGGTGCGGGGGGCCTACCCCGGTTACAGCGGCGCGCGCCCGCGCATGCAACTGTGGCACGGCACCGAGGACGCCACCCTGCGCTACCCCAACTTCCAGGAAGAGATCAAGCAGTGGACGAACGTCCACGGGCTCAGCCAGACCCCCGCGTTCACCGACCGCCCGCAGTCGAACTGGACGCGGACCCGTTACGGGGGAACGGGCGTCAACGTCGCCGTGGAGGCGATCAGCGTCCAGGGCGTCGGGCACAGTCTTCCCACCGGCGGCATGGCCCTGGCCGCCCTCCAGTTCTTCGGCCTGACCGACGGCCCCTCCACCCCGCCCACCCCCACCCCGACTCCGACCGTTCCGCCCCCGTCCTCCGGTCCCTGCCGGGTCACCTACACCATGAACAGCTGGAACAACGGGTTCACCACCGCGGTCACCGTCACCAACACCGGCACCGCCGCCATCACCAACTGGTCCCTGGCGTTCACCCTCCCCGGCGGGCAGGCGGTCACCTCCGCCTGGAACGCCACCGTCTCCTCGTCCGGCGGCCAGGTGACCGCCAGGAACCTCGCCTACAACGCGACCATCGCGGCGGGCGCCTCGGCCGGCTTCGGCTTCCAGGCCACCCACACCGGCAACACCGGAAAACCCGCTTCGTTCACCCTCAACGGCGCCGCCTGCACCACGGGCTGA